The Zea mays cultivar B73 chromosome 7, Zm-B73-REFERENCE-NAM-5.0, whole genome shotgun sequence DNA segment tgccttcagGTGTGCATGCTTAGATAGATGTAGACAATTTAGAAAATGTTATTATATGATACCGTGTGTGTATCATGGCGAATTGCTAATGTATCGCAATCCCCTGTGTTAAATTACTCaaataattttgaatgtaattaTTCTCGAGGCATTTGTTGGTAATAGAACTCTTATCCTTTACCTTCTACTAGGTCATGCCACAGATGATGTCGGTGTTTCTACTCCAGCTAAAGAAGGAATTATGCAAGGAAATGGAGCACGATGCGTTGTAGGGTTTCCTCCATGCAAAGATAACAAGTGCTACTGCTGCATTGGTGGGCGAACTCATGCTCGCTACTCTACGCTGGCTGAGTGTAGTCATGCCTGCTTCTAAACAAAAATTAAGATCGATGTTATTATATACATTGTAATGGTAGGTAATGCTATTTATAATATATGGGAATTTTAGTTTTGGTATTATACTTTTTTCCAATTCATGAAATTTAGTCAAAATCTAACCAGTTTTTTTAGAGGACTTAAATATAAAGTATGTTTCCCTATAAATTTTAATGAAAAAATATTAGAATGCTTTGGGATTTCTCCATCAGCTCACGGATGCTGTTGCGGATAGACAACGGTGTCGGTATAAATCACACTGCACAGAATGAGGACGTTTCTAGGAGAACGTGCATTT contains these protein-coding regions:
- the LOC109940842 gene encoding meg3 precursor (The RefSeq protein has 5 substitutions compared to this genomic sequence), with protein sequence MQWLAFVAPRWRCVCDQELSAQTGHVTDDVGVSTPAKEGIMQGNGARCDVGFPPCKDNKCYCCIGGRTHARYSTLAECSHACF